cggctgagctactttcacttcacaatattcccttgtatatatgtaccacatattctttatccctttgtctgtcagtgaacatttaggttgctgccatgtTTTGCCGGGTATAAATAGCGCTGCTAacaacattagggtgcatgtgtcattttgaattagttttcatcctttctggatatatgcccaggactggAATTGTTGGTTCatgtgatagctctatttttagttctttatggAACCTCCATGCTATTCTCCAAAATGGCAGTACCAATTTATGTTCcttccaacagtgtaggagggttctcttttctccataccctctcaagcctttattgtttgtagactgttTGATGGTGGTCATTCtcaccagtgtgaggtgatacatttttgtggttttgatttgcatttctctcataagtAGAGACGTCAAACATCTTTTCAGGTgactgttggccatctgtttgtctcctttggagaaatacctgttttgatcttctgcccagtttttgattgggttgttgtttgttttgatattaagctgtatgaaatgtttgtatattttggaaataaatcccTAATAGGTAGCAACATTTGCATGTATAGTCTCCTAGTCCAACagttctgtttttgttctttgcttggtttcctttgctttggaaaaaggttttaaatttaattgggtctcatttgtttgattttgcttttattaccaTGACTCTAAGATCCAAAAAAATTTTGCTGACATTTATGTCAgtgttttgcatttgttttccactatgaattttatagtatctggtcttgcatttagatgtttaatgcattttgagtttatttttgtatgtggtgttagagaatgttgtaatttcattctttttcatgtaactATACATTtatcccagcatcacttattaaagagactgcttcattctgttttctttcctcctttgttatAGAATTATTGACTATAAGTaaattggtttatttctgggttttctatcctgttctaccgatctgtgtttctgttttgtgccatTATTATaccacttccctgctggctcagagggtaaagcatctgcctacaatgcaggagacccaggttcaatccctgggtcaggaagatctcctggagaaggaaatggcaacccacttcagtattcttgcctggaaaatcccatggacagaacaacctggtaggctacagtccatggggtcgcaaagagtcagacacaactgagtgacttcactttcacgttgaTGACTGTCAGTTTGTCATATAGTCTGAACTCAGGGaacatgattcctccagctctgttcttccttctcaagatcgTTTTAGATATCAGAGTCTTTTGTATTTTGGTACAAATTaaggttttctttgttttatgaaatatGTCATTGTTAATTTCATAAGGGTTGCATTGAATATGTCGATTACCTTGGATAGTATGGTCATTTTGACAGTGTTACTTCTTTTGatctaagaacatggtatatgtttccatctgtttgtgtcatctttggtatcagtcatcagcatcttatagttttatgAGTACAGTTCTTATGActttttaggtaggtttattccttagagttttattcttttctctgagATGGTAAAAGggattgtttcattaatttcactttctgatatatcattgttagtgtatagaagtgcagcagttttctatatattttgtatCCAGCAAGTTTTCTCtgttcattgatgagttctagtagtcATCTGTGGCATCTTGGGGATTTTCTGTGTGTAGCAtcatagtgacagttttacttctttcttattttttttaacttgaattcctttgtatttctttttcttttctgattattgTGGTTAGGACTTCCAGAAATATGTCCATTAAAAGTGGCAATAGTGAACATTCTTGTCTTATTCATGTTGGtaaagggaatgctttcagtttttccttgttgagtatgatgttagctgtgtgtTTGACATATACAGTCTTAATTATGCTGACGTAGGGTCCATCTGTGCtgactttctgaagagttttttatcataaatggcatttgaattttatcagaaccttttctgcatctattgatgatcatatggtttttagtcTTCAactgttaatgtggtatatcacactgattaaCTTATGGCTATTGTGAAATCTTGCATCCCTgcaataaatcccacttgaacaTGGTATGATCCTTTTATGTATTagtaactgtttgaatctgctcttttgaactcagggaaggtctaggagAATGAAGCCTTTTTCTACAAAAAGAAGCTGGATGCCTCCGGAAGGCTTTTGTAACTGGGAAGGTCCTCCAGAGTCAGTTTCAGTCCCTccttttctttgatactcctcGATCTTGAGATGAACATGtgtggaagaagaaatgaaataaatgtccAAAAGAGAGGTTAATCATATTTGGCAGAGGAACCGAGGTTTAGATAGCCTTTTCCTGgattttccttctgatttctgCAGATAAGATTCTTACACAATATCCTGGAATATTGtgtatgtttttcttgaatattaGCATTCCATTGTAACTTACAAAATTCATGGTTGGATACATTACATTGTAAATAGTATAACAGATATTATCCTACTTTCTCCATGTATcacagtcactttttaaaatctctcttgtTTCTGTCCCATACCCATAGTATAATGCCCATAAACTTGCTGAAccagttcttttcttttaaggtCATTTGCGCTCTCAGTTACCTTCACAAAGACATGCAGTCACAAGCTGATATCTGACATAAACCTATGTACCCTATGCTCCACACAGGCCCTTTCTTAGTCCTGACCATTCCTCACATAGTACCTTGATATGGATGGAAACACTGTTCTCACCTACCACATCCCTCCACCTTTTACATACTCTCACTGTAAAGATCTCTGGCCATTTATTGAACAAGTTTCTCAGGACATGACCTAAGTGATGATGACTCACAACGCATTTCGAGATGGGATGGTTGAATAATAGTTAAACAGACTACTTCTGTCTTGTATCTTCcttgatattttctttctaagtTCCTTGtagtcttttttaatattttctaatctaTTCATTCAGTGGGTGGTCATGTTTACAAATAAGTTTTCTCAGTCTGTAGGTTCAGATTCATATCCTGCTGCTCTTACCACTTTGTGTGCCATTTGGTGCATCTCCTGCTCTGATTAGAGAAAAACATGTTAATGTACCTCAAGCCTTTTAAAGCAAATTAGTGCTGTCAGTTGGCTTACAGTAGTGCATGTTTTATAGTAAATACTCAAaatttacttttgtttaaaaaaggtaATATCTATATTCTGTCATGTTCTTTATGATATGACTTTATCTACATtacatctctttaaaattttattaattttttaattgaaggattattgctttacagaattttgttttctgtcagtcCTCAACTACATTATATCTTGTATGCTTTTCACTTGCAAAATTTTTCAGCAATATTGTGTCTGACCCTAGTCAATAAATACACAAAGCACTCACtttttgtttattatattttggTGCCATTAAACCAGGTAATTAAGAATAGTGCATGGCTAGagaaaagccttccttggtggctcagtggtgaagaattcacctgctaatgcagaagattcaggtttgatcccagagttaggaagatcccatggagaaggaaatggcaacccactccattattcttgcctgggaaatcccatggatggagaagtccggtgggctacagtccatggggtcgcaaagaatcaaattcgactgagcgactgaacaacaacataggtagggattgctttggttattgacTGTTAGGAAACTGGTGAATATTTTATGTCTTAATGTATATGTCATGTACAGATAATGGTCTTTTAGCGTGTATTCTGCAATACAGCTGACACATACTACTTGTTAACATTGtaaaatgccttttctttttgggTACGTAGTTCTATAGCAGATTTAGAAAACTGCTATTTCCAAAGAATTGTTTTAGtcatattcttcattttctcacttgTTTTCAATTGTAAACAACCAATTATGAATAGTTAATTATTAATTAGGTAAGCTTGGTTTTGGATTCTTTGCTGttacaatatataatatagtgtttagaatttatttatgtACAGTAAGTATGCAAAATACAATGATagtgtaatatttttcttttcattttgagacAAGTGTTGTTTGATACGTTCCTAGGGGTCCTGGTAGAAAAATACTGTGTTTCGAGAGTTGGCCTAAGATTGTCCAACGTGAGTGTGTTTCACATATGGTTTTTAAAACTAGGCTACCTTAACGGTGAATTTATGTTATCATGCTTTCTTAAGTTAAGAATTCTATTCCTTTAGTGTTTCTAAAAACTTAAGGTCATCATTGTGGTGTTTCACAACTTGTTGTAAGTATTACTTTTGGTGTAATATATATTCAAcatgaaagatttatttttgaattactGTGAACATGATACCTGTGGTTCTTTTTATCTTGTAGATATCTCTCCTACACATGTGATCAAGCATTTACAACCCAAAGCGAACAGTGATAAACGAGAAATATTCCAAacattgatgctgggaagacCTGAAAGCTGTGAAATCAAACATTTTCATCTTTGGGGAAGTCAGGAAAATACGTGTGACTTTGAGTGTCAGGGGAGAGATGGcaaaagaaattacaaaggaaCACCTGTAAGCCTTAATGGAAATGTGCCTGATGGAATAGATTCACATGATGGAAAGGATGCAGGAATCAAGTCCTTTGGAAGGAGGCTTGGATTTAAGTCTCAGGATAAACTGCAGATATTTCAAACTGGTGGGATAATTtctgaatataataaagttgagAGGTCTGTCAACAACAGTTTCTCATTTTCACCACTTCAAAGAATTCCTCCATGTGCCCAAACCAGTGTTTCTAATGTATATGGGAATGACTTTATGAATCCTTCAGTAGTAACGCAAGACCTCAAAGCACACAGGgaaaaaccttacaaatgtgatgagtgtggcaaggcctttcgtgTAAAGTCAATCCTTTTAGGtcatcagacagttcatactggagagaaaccttacaaatgtgatgagtgtggcaaggcctttcgtgTAAAGTCAATCCTTTTAAGtcatcagacagttcatactggagagaaaccttacaaatgtgatgagtgtggcaagacCTTTACTCACAGCTCAAACCTCAGGAGACATCAGAAAATTCATACAggacagaaattatttaaatgtgatatatgtgacAAAGTCTTCAGCCGAAGTGAACAGCTTGCTGGTCATCAGAGCGTTCattctggagagaaaccttacaaatgtgatgagtgtggcaaggcctttcgtgTAAAGTCAATCCTTTTGAGGcatcagacagttcatactggagagaaaccttacaaatgtgatgagtgtggcaaggcctttactCACAGCTCAAATCTCAGGAGACATCAGAAAATTCATACAggacagaaattatttaaatgtgatatatgtgacAAAGTCTTCAGCCGAAGTGAACACCTTGCTGGTCATCAGAGTGTTCATTCTGGAgcgaaaccttacaaatgtgatgagtgtgacAAGGCCTTTCGTGTAAAGTCAATCCTTTTAATtcatcagacagttcatactggagagaaaccttacaaatgtgaagagtgtggcaaggcctttactCACAGCTCAAATCTCAGGAGACATCAGAAAATTCATACaggacaaaaattatttaaatgtgatatatgtgacAAAGTCTTCAACCGAAGTGAACAGCTTGCTGGTCATCAGAGCGTTCATTCTGGAgcgaaaccttacaaatgtaatgaGTGTGGCAAGCACTTTGGTCAACCTTCACAGTTCATAAGTCATAAGAGATTACATACTgcagagaaaccttacaaatgtgatgagtgtggcaaagCCTTTCGTGTAAAGTCAATCCTTTTAAGGcatcagacagttcatactggagagaaaccttacaaatgtgatgagtgtggcaaggcctttcgtgTAAAGTCAACCCTTTTAAGGcatcagacagttcatactggagagaaaccttacaaatgtgatgagtgtggcaaggcctttcgtgTAAAGTCAATGCTTTTAAGtcatcagacagttcatactggagagaaaccttacaaatgtaatgagtgtggcaaggcctttcgtgTAAAGGCAATACTTTTCAGGcatcagacagttcatactggagagaaaccttacaaatgtgatgagtgtggcaaggccttccGTGTAAAGTCAATGCTTTTAAGtcatcagacagttcatactggagagaaaccttacaaatgtgatgagtgtggcaaggccttttgTGTAAAGGCAGTCCTTTTAAGGCATCAGACAGTTCATagtggagagaaaccttacaaatgtgatgagtgtggcaaggcctttcgtgCAAAGTTAATCCTTTTAAGGCATCAGacaattcatactggagagaaaccttacaaatgtgatgaatGTGGCAAGGCCTTTTGTGTAAAGGCAATCCTTTTAAGGcatcagacagttcatactggagagaaaccttacaaatgtgttGAGTGTGGAAAAGTCTTCAGTCAGAAACCACATCTTCGACTTCActggagaattcatactggagagagacctttcagatgtgatgagtgtggcaagttCTTCAGTCGGAATTCACACCTTACAAGTCATCGCAGAATACATATAGAGAAACCTTTCAAATGTTTTGAGTGTGGAAAATCCTTTACTCAGGTCTCAGCACTGACTAAACATCAGAAAATCCATACATGAGAGAAACGTATGTGAACGTGGTATATGGTAGAAATCTTCAAAGTTCAAAATTCACACCCTACTATTGGTCAGAGAATTCatactactgaaaaaccatacaAATATGAATGTGACAACCTCTTAGGCTTCATGAGAAAATTCATACTGGATAGAAGccagatatatatgtatttattaggTCTCTAGAACATGAATTCATTCTAGAAAGATTCCTCACCAATTTCACaagtgtaaaaacaaaaaacaaacaaacaaacaaaccctatcCTCACAGCTCAACATCTCTCCAGTAGTATCAGAGTATTTATCCTGGAGAAAACACACAGCAATGTAATGTGTGTGGCAAGGATCTTACCCAAAAGTCACAAGATAGGAACATAGTGGAGCCATACTTCCcagactcagtggttgtggcaaaTCCTTTACCTTTCTCACTATATGTATTCTCTGATTACTTTAGTTCAGGTACTGAGCAACTGCAGTAAGTCcatatttgaaaagaaactaTAGAGATCTTTTCGTGTAAAATAAACCTGAATTCTAACTCCTCAGAGATTATTCTTTGGGACAGTAGTCCACCATCTTTTTGGTctcctggctttctgaataaagtcactattccttgcccAACAAGTAGTTCTCAGtttattggcctgttgtgtggTGAGCTCTAAGAGCTTGGCTTTGGTAATACATTGATCAAACGCATTTGCTACATGCATTTCATGATGGTCTCTGGGAAGGAATCAGTGAAATGAAGGGGCCAACTTTATTAAATATGATTCATTCACACCGTGTTTCCTGGAAACACATACAGCCTGAATTACGAGATTCAACAGTGTGTGTGAATTAGCAACAGGGAGGGCggaaaataatgtaaaactaGGACATGACTCATCATGGTCAGTATGATTGGGAAGCCCTTCCGTACATAGTCCAGCctattataaaacataaaacatataataatataaaacatattataaTAGAAAACATTATAATAGTTATAAAACATAACTATTCCTTTTGTTataattattcatatttcatACAAGCTTGTGGTCCCCTTCCTTTTTTTATAGCTATAGGGAACTTGCAGTTTAATAAGACTTTAAATTGTATACTTGTCTTAATTCCttagtttctttgaaaaatgaatcCCTTTTGATTCTTCAGTCTTGCCATAATCTATGGTTGCCAGTAAATCTTTAACAACACTGGGAAGAGGGTCCCATGGCAGGACTTGCCTCCCAGCTACGTACTCAATTACCTTGATGATCTAAATGATTCAATGGATAGTTAATTCTTGGCATTTTGGGATTAATAGCCATTTGCACTACTGCCGCTGTTGCAGGCATTGCTTTACAAACCTCAATTCAAACACACAACTTTATTCAAAACTGGACCAAAGATGCTCATACTGTGTGGACCACTCAGGCTCAGGTAAATGAGGAAGTTCAAGatgaaatacaggaaataaaaacagcCATCCAATGGGTCAGAGATCAATTAATAGGTTTACAAAAACAAGTTATACTAAAATGTGActggaattctactcaattttgtaTTACCCCTGTTCGGTTCAACTATAGTGCCTAGTATTGGgaacaaataaaatttcacttGTAAAACATACGTGATAATGCTTCCTTAAATGTACAATtattagaaaaggaaatctttgaaaCCTTCTCTAAGAGTCTACTCTCTTCCAACAATTTGGAAACCTTAGCTGACCATCTAGCTGATCAATTATCTGGGCTAGAACCTCCAGGATGGTTTCAAAGCATTACACATAGTAATGTAtctagagctgtaacactgataaTTATCCTGGTGATTACATTTGTAGTATACCAGTGCCTTTCAACTAAAACTGTACAAACTAAACAAACTCAATTGGTCCCGGCCTTTTTCACAAAAAGTATCTACAGTCACCcccaattatgaaaaaataaaaaagggggaattGTCAGAGGACAttcaactttaagggatccaatatattgcattttcttcctttgtgtgccatttctcagagactctgttccttatcagttccttgAAAACAGGAACGAGCAGAGCTGCACACAGTTCTCAGAACTTAGAACAtgggaaagggcacctgcttggattcccttcagtgactcccttcagtgactTACTTACAGtactatccattttgttgcaactgatggaatttcatttttaatggctgagtaatgattttattgaaaatataaaagtgtctgtctacaatgcgggagacctgggtttgatccctgggtcggaaagatcccctggagaaggaaatagcaatccactccagtactattgcctggaatgtgccatggacagaggagcctggtaggctacagtccatggggtggcaaagagtcggacttgcctgagcgacttcactttcaagcatgCATTTAGAAGTTCTTTACTAAAAGGTGAATGAGGGCTGTACACAGTTACAGCTTTTTTCATCTGTTGCATGTGAGAAAAATCAGTGCGTTCATATTGCAGTATTAGTTGCCCTTCAGCGTAAACATTTCCCAACAGAAGAAAGGCAAGAAGATCATTGGCCTCAGAGAGTCCGATTTCAAAGCCAGTAAATCAGAAAGGCTTCGTCGTGAAGAACAATGAGTGGATCGTCTGTTTTCATAAATATGAGTGTGTGTTAGGGGCTTCTTGTCAGCAAAAAAAGTATTGTTGGCTTTAGTGTCAAAGAGAGCATCAGAATAATCATCATGAGATTAATTTTGTCCTCTAATTGAGGGGACCTTTGGTTTTGTGCCCATTacaagagaagggggaggagcaCTTGGGACAGATGGAGCAGGGATGGTGGGGaagttttgaaacattttatgttGCTGTAATTGGGCCTTCTGTAAATTCTTATCATCTAATTTATATTCGTATAATGAGCATTCTGCTTGTTGACGAATATCAGGGCGGCTAGAATGGCCTTGAAATAGCAAGATCACAGCTTAAATGTAGGCCCACAAGAGCCagaaatttattcaaatattttctccccatcttGTGGCTTGTTCAACATGTTCTTTAACCTGGCTCAAAATTTCTAAATGGAAACTGCCTTCATCAGGGAACCAGGGATTATATTTAACCACTGTTTGGAGACAAGCCTCTATCCACTGATGCAAAACCAAAGTCCTTGAACcttaaataaatgatgaagtaAAGTAGAAAAGTGGTGGGGCTTTCCAGCCGTTTGTCATATAACCACGCACTTACCGACCTCCGTAGGTCCTAACAGTCGACTCCAGCCGCTTGCCAGGGTCGTTCACCAGGTCCCTATTCGGGCGCCACTTGTCACAGTCTTTGTAGACTGGGACCCAGGGACTGGAGTGGACAAGAAGAAGGAAGCAGGGGACCCACATCTCGAAACAAGGGTGCTTTATTTGCAGAAACGCATGTTTATGTATCTTCATACAAGGCAGCTTTAGGCAGtaaaaaaattgagcaaaaacaaagccaagcaaATAACAATCTTCAAAGGGCCAGAAAGCATTCCATATACTGAGGAAGAGGGGCATAACTGATTAATTACCTTTAAGTAAAAggtcactgaagggagtcactgaaaggaatccaagcaggtgccctttctcatgatctcagtcctgagaactgtgtGCAGCTCTGCTCGTTCGTATTTTCCAGGAACTGGTAAGGAATACAGACTCCTTGAGAAACAGCACACTACAGAAGAAAATGCaacatattggatcccttaaagttgaaCGTCCCCTGACACAGAGCAATTATTTTGAGCATCAGTTTGATCTGAACCAGGATATTATGTGTATGTGAATGAATCACATTTAACAGCTATCATTACCATTTGCTACTATTGTATTCAAAGAACTACATTCTGAATGTATCAAGGTTTCCTGTTTCcatgaataaaatagaaaccCTTATGTCACAACCCTGGATGAATGGTGTTTATTCCATCAACACAGTTTTCTCTCACTTCAGTACTTATAACAGCAGCTAAGAAGGCACCATTCGGCTCTCAGGTTTAAATAATCTAGAACAATTTCTTGTCACCATGGAATCAAACAACATAAAATTTGGGGGTTACATAGTCATAATTTGTAACTAAAGTTACTCTCTCTACACTCTATGCCAGAACATTCATATGACTGTAATCCAAATAGCACAGCAGTGCATTTTAGACCGACTTCCATTACTGTACAAAAATTGCATCAAATAAACTTAAAGGTcttatctgctttatttttatttttggctgtgctgggtcttcgttgctgcatgcaagGTTTGTCTAGTTGCTGTGTGTATTGGCttttcttgttggggagcacagcctctagatgcgagggctcagtaattgcatCTCACAGGCTCTAAAGCATGGACTCAGTAGATGCAGCACACACTGTTAattgtcctgtggcatgtgggatcttctcagacccaggatggaacctgatgctctgcattgacaggcggattcttaaccactgaaccattggAGAAGTCCCTCATTAGCTTTATTGAATGATTCATGCATTGGGCAGAATTCAACCTGGTAAGTGGGTGCTCCAAGGATCGTGACACAGTGGACAGTCTCAGAATGTTGAGGGTATTTTCATGTGTATTTTGATTACGTATCTGTTACAGATTTTTGGCTTCTCCTTACGATGAAGTTTTTATTTAGATATGGGCTCTTGGTGTTTCTTAGACTtgggtgactgtttcctttcccagattAGTGTGGTTTCAGCTGTTTTCTCCTCCGAAGgtcttttcctgtcttcttctgggactcctacaGGACAAATATTAGTGGcttattgtcccagaggtctcttaaaatCTCCTCCTTTTGGtcttttttattctgttcagTAGTGGTGATTTTCAGTACTCTTTCTTCTGGCTCACTGATGTGTTTTCTGCCTCATTTAGCCTGTTCTGAttcattttagtttcttctttgttttttttttttaaatttcacttactATATTCCTCCGTTCTGTTTGGTTGGTTGTTATATTTTCTAAGTCTTCGTTAAATACTTCTCAGTTCTCAGGTCGTGCATCTTCTCCCAAGTTCTTTGATCATGTTTACTACAATTACTCTGAAGTCTTTCAGGTAGATTGTCTATCTCCCTGTAACTTAGTTCTTCTGGGGTTTCATCTTTTTCCTCCCTCTGAATCATATTCCTCTGTCACCTTGTTTTGTGTAAAttactatttgtatttttatctatCTGGTAGCGTAGGTACGTTTCttgaccttggagaagtggccCTCTGCAGGAGATATCCCAGGCACCCTTATCCTGATCCAAGGGCCAGAGGACATCTGATCACAGGGTGGTGTCCCACAGGTATTTGTGGACTCGGTTTGCAAGCTGTGGGACTCTACTTTTCTTGCTTTTGGTGTctgccccctgatgtgaagagccaactcgttggaaaagaccctgatgctgggaaagattgaggacaggaggaaaagggggcgacagaggactagagggttggatgacatcaccaactcaatggatatgagtttgagcaaactctaggagatggtgaaagacagggaagccttccttgctgcagtccaaggggtcgcaaagagtcggacacggctgagcagctTACCAACAACCCTGCTGGGTGAGGCTGGTCTGGAGGCTTGTGCCTTCACAATTATGGTTAGAACTGGGTCTTGACCC
The nucleotide sequence above comes from Bos indicus x Bos taurus breed Angus x Brahman F1 hybrid chromosome 18, Bos_hybrid_MaternalHap_v2.0, whole genome shotgun sequence. Encoded proteins:
- the LOC113876094 gene encoding zinc finger protein 665-like isoform X4; this encodes MLGRPESCEIKHFHLWGSQENTCDFECQGRDGKRNYKGTPVSLNGNVPDGIDSHDGKDAGIKSFGRRLGFKSQDKLQIFQTGGIISEYNKVERSVNNSFSFSPLQRIPPCAQTSVSNVYGNDFMNPSVVTQDLKAHREKPYKCDECGKAFRVKSILLGHQTVHTGEKPYKCDECGKAFRVKSILLSHQTVHTGEKPYKCDECGKTFTHSSNLRRHQKIHTGQKLFKCDICDKVFSRSEQLAGHQSVHSGEKPYKCDECGKAFRVKSILLRHQTVHTGEKPYKCDECGKAFTHSSNLRRHQKIHTGQKLFKCDICDKVFSRSEHLAGHQSVHSGAKPYKCDECDKAFRVKSILLIHQTVHTGEKPYKCEECGKAFTHSSNLRRHQKIHTGQKLFKCDICDKVFNRSEQLAGHQSVHSGAKPYKCNECGKHFGQPSQFISHKRLHTAEKPYKCDECGKAFRVKSILLRHQTVHTGEKPYKCDECGKAFRVKSTLLRHQTVHTGEKPYKCDECGKAFRVKSMLLSHQTVHTGEKPYKCNECGKAFRVKAILFRHQTVHTGEKPYKCDECGKAFRVKSMLLSHQTVHTGEKPYKCDECGKAFCVKAVLLRHQTVHSGEKPYKCDECGKAFRAKLILLRHQTIHTGEKPYKCDECGKAFCVKAILLRHQTVHTGEKPYKCVECGKVFSQKPHLRLHWRIHTGERPFRCDECGKFFSRNSHLTSHRRIHIEKPFKCFECGKSFTQVSALTKHQKIHT